One segment of Gopherus flavomarginatus isolate rGopFla2 chromosome 8, rGopFla2.mat.asm, whole genome shotgun sequence DNA contains the following:
- the GP5 gene encoding platelet glycoprotein V, which produces MLVFRLAVIIHLFLQLNASVCPKKCECILKDAIRCSGSGIKDLASLGLPTNMTQILITSTKATELKDKVFSGMTVLQRLILSSNQLSLILPGAFKGLVKLKTLKLFDNKLTQLPTGVFDEMVDLQQLILEKNLLKDVEHSLFDKLVNLQELFLNKNHLTELPDGVLRNLAKLKLLNLSRNYLAALPRNIFSTLTKLEKLTLYMNRLSSIDSGVFDNLRELQELLLHSNDIQSIAPGAFRNLLKLNSLTLSQNKLQLLPHGLFLHLHNLTKLTLYGNPLGSLPEILFGEIRTLRSLWVYDTKLSTVPDFVFGNLTDLELLVLTFNPELSVLPRNVFSGLHELRRLSLHTNNLSTLPDGIFQGLQKLQEISLFNNRIEVLPKNLFYNLNNLQAIYLNCTSLQSLPGDFFALLPKLQEVVLDNNPWKCDCQIAEFRVWLQRNLDIVKNVTFLTCDSPIALRNISVLSLPDDHFHCPSTTALPHHTPESSTLSHTSSVLVTEHLPFTWKSSTAPVPVIHTNTPLLAPSATPYFIDSVTGDVEPSEFHPTEIPTQLPTGIRREMNRVREIVSTTATPLSGSQDRLSAQPFFKRNIPYIQIFLYLYVLAVTVQVLTVVTTFYVVYEVRQLVHCSNSPAQSVVLVRILHGVRNAD; this is translated from the coding sequence ATGTTGGTTTTTCGTTTAGCTGTAATCATCCATCTGTTCCTTCAGCTGAATGCATCTGTTTGCCCTAAGAAATGCGAGTGTATTCTGAAAGATGCCATCCGTTGCTCTGGTTCCGGTATCAAAGACCTAGCATCATTAGGTCTGCCTACCAACATGACACAAATTCTGATAACAAGTACTAAAGCAACAGAGTTGAAGGACAAAGTCTTTTCCGGAATGACAGTGCTACAGCGTCTCATTCTGTCTTCAAACCAGCTTTCCCTAATTTTGCCAGGAGCTTTTAAAGGCTTAGTAAAGCTGAAGACCCTCAAACTGTTTGACAACAAGTTAACTCAGCTTCCCACAGGAGTGTTCGATGAAATGGTGGACCTTCAGCAGTTGATCCTTGAAAAGAATTTGCTGAAAGATGTTGAGCACAGCCTGTTTGACAAACTAGTCAATTTGCAGGAGCTGTTTTTGAACAAAAACCATCTGACAGAGCTTCCTGATGGAGTACTAAGAAACCTCGCCAAGCTTAAACTACTGAACTTATCCAGAAACTATTTGGCAGCCTTACCTAGAAATATCTTTAGCACATTAACCAAACTTGAGAAGCTCACTCTGTATATGAACAGGCTCAGTTCAATAGACTCTGGTGTGTTTGATAACCTGAGAGAGCTGCAGGAGCTACTTCTGCATTCAAATGACATTCAGTCCATTGCCCCGGGTGCATTTCGCAATCTCCTTAAACTAAATAGTTTAACGCTCTCTCAAAATAAACTGCAGTTGTTACCTCATGGGCTCTTTCTGCATTTGCACAATTTGACTAAATTGACCTTGTATGGGAATCCACTGGGATCCCTTCCAGAAATATTGTTTGGAGAAATTAGGACTCTCCGGAGTCTGTGGGTATATGACACCAAACTCTCAACTGTGCCAGATTTTGTGTTTGGTAATTTGACAGATTTAGAGTTACTTGTGCTGACTTTCAATCCTGAGTTAAGTGTTCTCCCAAGGAACGTGTTCAGTGGTCTACATGAACTTCGGCGTTTGTCTTTGCatacaaataatctctctactctcCCGGACGGCATCTTCCAGGGTCTGCAGAAACTTCAGGAGATTTCCCTTTTCAATAACAGGATTGAGGTTCTTCCTAAAAACCTCTTTTATAATCTCAATAATCTCCAAGCAATTTACCTAAATTGTACCAGCCTGCAGTCTCTTCCTGGAGACTTCTTTGCGTTGTTACCCAAGCTGCAAGAGGTCGTGCTTGACAACAATCCTTGGAAATGTGATTGTCAAATAGCTGAATTCAGAGTGTGGCTGCAGAGGAATTTAGACATAGTAAAAAATGTCACGTTCCTAACTTGTGACAGTCCCATAGCATTAAGGAATATTTCTGTCTTGTCTCTACCAGATGATCATTTTCACTGCCCCTCTACCACAGCCCTTCCACACCACACACCTGAGAGCTCCACTCTTTCCCACACATCATCTGTTCTTGTCACTGAACACTTGCCTTTCACTTGGAAGTCCTCCACAGCTCCTGTGCCTGTGATACATACGAACACCCCCTTGCTGGCTCCATCTGCAACTCCATATTTTATTGACTCCGTCACTGGAGATGTTGAGCCATCTGAATTTCACCCCACAGAAATTCCAACCCAACTTCCCACCGGCATAAGGAGAGAAATGAACAGAGTAAGAGAAATTGTCTCAACCACTGCCACACCACTCAGTGGATCACAAGACCGTCTCAGTGCGCAGCCATTTTTTAAACGTAACATTCCatatattcaaatatttttgtatCTCTATGTTTTGGCTGTAACAGTCCAAGTTTTAACTGTTGTGACCACTTTCTACGTGGTGTATGAAGTCAGGCAGCTTGTGCACTGCAGCAATAGCCCTGCTCAATCCGTTGTACTGGTGAGAATTTTACATGGGGTTAGGAATGCAGATTAG